A region of bacterium DNA encodes the following proteins:
- a CDS encoding SDR family NAD(P)-dependent oxidoreductase, with amino-acid sequence MDAELSGRVIIVTGAGRGIGRAVARDLVGAGARVVLVARTKTDLTQVIDEAGEDRATAVAGDVTDEATAAAAVARAQEWGGSVDGVVNNAGIGWSGPVHEMPLDAWRRLMEVNLTGVFLFTKAALPVMLGQGRGHIVNIASGAGRMGMAGSAAYSASKFGVIGFTEAVGLEVRNRGVKVSVVEPGSVQTSFSAGASAKDWALRADDVAQVVRSLLASGPNVWIREAFVSPLRVPKS; translated from the coding sequence GTGGATGCGGAGTTGTCGGGCCGGGTCATCATCGTAACCGGGGCCGGCCGGGGAATCGGCCGGGCGGTGGCGAGAGATCTTGTCGGGGCCGGCGCACGGGTGGTTCTGGTGGCACGGACGAAGACCGACCTGACCCAGGTCATCGACGAAGCGGGTGAAGACCGCGCGACGGCGGTTGCCGGTGACGTCACGGACGAAGCCACCGCGGCGGCGGCGGTCGCCCGCGCGCAGGAATGGGGCGGCTCCGTCGACGGCGTGGTCAACAACGCGGGCATCGGGTGGTCGGGCCCCGTGCACGAGATGCCCCTCGACGCCTGGCGCCGCCTCATGGAGGTCAACCTGACCGGCGTCTTCCTGTTCACGAAGGCGGCGTTGCCGGTGATGCTGGGTCAGGGCCGCGGCCACATCGTCAATATCGCCTCTGGCGCGGGGCGCATGGGCATGGCCGGAAGCGCTGCGTATTCGGCGTCGAAGTTCGGCGTCATCGGGTTCACCGAGGCCGTCGGCCTCGAGGTCCGCAACCGCGGGGTGAAGGTCAGCGTCGTCGAGCCCGGCTCGGTCCAGACGTCGTTTTCCGCCGGTGCTTCGGCAAAGGACTGGGCCCTCCGTGCGGACGATGTCGCGCAGGTCGTCCGCTCGCTCCTGGCCAGCGGTCCGAACGTTTGGATCCGAGAGGCGTTCGTGTCCCCGCTGCGGGTTCCGAAGTCCTAG
- a CDS encoding TonB-dependent receptor: protein MSAPSRARGSARCRGTVALFAVALLLGPSPGVSAQSAPPPDAQPPTFELPEVEIAGRRPQLPATSPASISVITADEIAAMGALTVGDALRVLPEVLVRSTGGPGSLTTMSIRGSPSTQTLILLDGVPLNRPDQASVDLSTLPIQQVDHIEVLRGPFSAIYGSATIGGVVNIVTKTRPGSSASARIGSFGETSNVLSIGGQTGATTYLLQGIQTGSTGFAPDTDYSNSTVMAKLQWATGGGGVLTLTGDRLYHNTGSPGPTPFQDLLARLWEGRTLLDASWRTGRADGPGTLLRVYRTYDDVNFLSPGLAFQSEDIADFWGAQAQVVLAVGGGNLLTLGADYQNEVIFHTDNGGVVFPNQGSDLGVYAQYDWRLTPAVLLSLGIRQDTFTLPANEPNLYGTQIDPRGGVVVLLSDRLLFRAAAGRTYRAPTFDELAPGLFGNPNLQAESAWSYDASVEYALAAGLTLQIDGFYKDATNLITSPPPLFIPVNVGHAIISGGSVEVAGRLSPQWFVRANYTSQRARDVATNLDVIYVPRSIGNLEVDYQPARAATIALIVGYSGDTFADAANTIVLPGYWLTSVTVTWPFAEGYRVQAGVANVFDIQYQDAQGFAEPGRRLFVTVAKSF, encoded by the coding sequence ATGTCCGCTCCGTCCCGCGCACGCGGGTCCGCGCGATGCCGGGGAACAGTCGCCCTCTTCGCCGTCGCGCTGTTGCTGGGGCCATCTCCGGGCGTTTCCGCGCAGTCCGCCCCGCCGCCCGACGCTCAGCCGCCGACGTTTGAGTTGCCGGAGGTGGAGATCGCCGGCCGGCGGCCGCAGCTGCCGGCGACCAGCCCGGCCTCGATCAGCGTCATCACCGCCGACGAGATCGCCGCGATGGGCGCGCTCACGGTCGGCGACGCGCTGCGCGTGCTGCCCGAAGTGCTGGTGCGCTCAACGGGCGGCCCGGGCTCGCTAACGACGATGAGCATCCGCGGCTCGCCCTCGACGCAGACCCTCATCCTGCTCGACGGCGTGCCGCTGAACCGGCCCGACCAGGCGAGCGTGGATCTCAGCACGCTGCCGATCCAGCAGGTCGATCATATCGAGGTGCTGCGCGGACCGTTCTCCGCGATCTACGGCAGCGCGACGATCGGCGGCGTCGTCAATATCGTGACGAAAACGCGGCCCGGGTCCTCCGCGTCCGCGCGCATCGGGTCCTTCGGCGAGACGAGCAACGTGCTGTCGATCGGCGGTCAGACCGGAGCGACGACCTACCTCCTGCAGGGGATTCAGACCGGCAGCACCGGGTTCGCGCCGGACACCGACTACAGCAACTCCACGGTGATGGCGAAGCTCCAATGGGCGACCGGCGGCGGCGGCGTGCTCACGCTGACCGGCGACCGTCTCTACCACAATACCGGCTCTCCCGGCCCGACGCCGTTTCAGGACCTGCTTGCGAGGCTGTGGGAAGGACGGACGTTACTCGACGCGTCCTGGCGCACCGGGCGCGCCGACGGCCCCGGGACGCTGCTGCGCGTGTACCGCACCTACGACGACGTCAATTTTCTGAGCCCGGGTCTCGCATTCCAGTCGGAAGACATCGCCGACTTCTGGGGCGCGCAGGCTCAGGTCGTGCTCGCCGTCGGCGGCGGCAACCTGCTCACGCTCGGCGCCGACTACCAGAACGAGGTCATCTTCCACACGGACAACGGCGGCGTCGTCTTCCCCAACCAGGGCAGCGACTTGGGAGTCTACGCGCAGTACGACTGGCGGCTGACCCCGGCGGTCCTGCTGTCGCTCGGCATACGGCAGGACACGTTCACGCTCCCCGCCAACGAGCCCAACCTCTACGGCACGCAGATCGACCCGCGCGGCGGCGTCGTCGTGTTGCTCAGCGACCGCCTGCTGTTCCGTGCGGCGGCCGGCCGGACGTACCGGGCGCCGACCTTCGACGAGCTCGCCCCCGGGCTCTTCGGCAACCCGAACCTCCAGGCGGAAAGCGCGTGGTCGTACGATGCGAGCGTCGAGTACGCGCTGGCGGCGGGATTAACCCTCCAGATCGACGGCTTTTACAAGGATGCCACGAACCTGATCACGTCGCCGCCGCCGCTCTTCATCCCGGTGAACGTCGGACACGCGATCATCTCCGGCGGCTCGGTCGAAGTGGCCGGCCGGCTGTCCCCGCAGTGGTTCGTCAGGGCCAACTACACCAGCCAGCGGGCTCGCGACGTCGCGACGAATCTCGATGTGATCTACGTGCCGCGCTCGATCGGCAATCTCGAGGTCGACTATCAGCCTGCCCGGGCGGCGACGATCGCCCTGATCGTCGGGTACTCGGGGGACACGTTCGCGGACGCCGCCAATACCATCGTGCTGCCCGGGTACTGGCTCACGTCGGTGACGGTGACCTGGCCCTTCGCCGAAGGCTACCGCGTGCAGGCCGGCGTCGCCAACGTGTTCGATATCCAGTACCAGGACGCGCAGGGATTCGCCGAGCCCGGGAGGCGACTGTTCGTGACGGTCGCGAAGTCATTCTGA
- a CDS encoding energy transducer TonB, with protein sequence MLTPPKVIATAEMLYPGDAFRLTVRRQDLGAAAVVEGTEGVVGMRALILSTGEVRAVEVTGPSGSNALDRAAVDAVRGWRFAPATRDGAPIDAYVTLRIRYVVR encoded by the coding sequence GTGTTGACGCCGCCCAAGGTCATCGCGACGGCGGAGATGCTCTATCCGGGCGATGCCTTCCGTCTTACCGTGCGCCGTCAGGATCTCGGCGCCGCCGCGGTCGTCGAAGGCACGGAGGGCGTCGTGGGGATGCGGGCGTTGATTCTTTCGACGGGCGAGGTGCGCGCGGTTGAGGTCACCGGCCCATCAGGGTCGAACGCCCTCGATCGCGCGGCGGTCGACGCCGTGCGCGGATGGCGGTTCGCGCCGGCGACGCGCGATGGCGCGCCGATCGACGCGTATGTGACGCTGCGGATTCGCTACGTGGTGCGCTGA
- a CDS encoding DUF6580 family putative transport protein, protein MRSTLTQKPLWLGTLPYALIAAATLLRLAPHAPNFQPIDALALFGGAILPGAWAFVVPLGAVALSDAVLGFYGVGMIWVYASYVVIVVLGRFALRHRSMKGVAGTALVSAVLFYLITNFGEWLGPLYPHTPAGLAASYTAAIPFFRNTVLSDLAYSLALFGIYDAARLAERRRAAGIAAAQRTT, encoded by the coding sequence GTGAGATCGACCCTCACGCAGAAGCCGCTCTGGCTCGGCACACTTCCCTACGCGCTCATCGCGGCCGCGACGCTGCTGCGGCTCGCGCCTCACGCGCCGAATTTTCAGCCGATCGATGCGCTGGCCTTGTTCGGCGGCGCGATTCTTCCGGGAGCGTGGGCGTTCGTCGTGCCGCTCGGCGCCGTCGCGCTGTCCGATGCGGTGCTCGGGTTCTACGGCGTCGGGATGATCTGGGTCTATGCGAGCTATGTCGTCATCGTCGTCTTGGGCCGGTTCGCGCTGCGCCACCGTTCGATGAAGGGGGTCGCCGGAACGGCGCTCGTCTCGGCCGTCCTGTTCTACCTCATCACCAACTTCGGTGAGTGGCTGGGCCCGCTCTATCCGCACACGCCCGCCGGGCTGGCCGCCTCGTACACCGCGGCGATTCCGTTCTTCCGCAACACCGTCCTGAGCGACCTTGCGTACTCGCTCGCGCTCTTCGGCATCTACGACGCCGCCCGTCTCGCGGAGCGGCGCCGCGCCGCCGGCATCGCGGCGGCTCAGCGCACCACGTAG
- a CDS encoding cobyric acid synthase, with product MTHRSAPRARVLMIQGTASHAGKSTLAAALCRLFARDGWRVAPFKAQNISLNAAVTRGGGEIGVAQAVQARAAGVEPAVEMNPVLVKPAPSGRTQVIVLGRAAASPPTRAAVWRAIARSLDALRARADLIVIEGAGSPAEVNLRRSDLTNMRIARYAGAPVLIAGDIDRGGVFAALAGTMALLDRTERALVRGFVINKFRGDAAALRPALEDLQRRTRRPVLGVVPYAPAWRLPEEDAVALDWAGGARRDGTRDAGAQPPGEPWLEVAIVHLPYISNFDEFDGLEQEAGVRVRYVRPGQRLGRPDLVVLPGSKSTVADLEVLRRSGLAEAVRDAAFAGVPVLGICGGYQMLGRRIDDPERVESDRPVVEGLGLLPVATTFGRTKRTARVRVRVGASPPHRGGLVGAWPEIEAQGYEIHMGRSAPGGPAWVRILARSGRRCDEPGGAASPDGMICGTSVHGLFENPAVRHALLEGLWARRGVAAAAARWRGERRSVTLDERLDGLADLVARHLDLDRVRAIAGLRRR from the coding sequence ATGACGCACAGGTCCGCGCCGCGCGCGCGCGTCCTCATGATTCAGGGAACGGCGTCGCACGCAGGGAAGAGCACGCTGGCCGCGGCGCTCTGCCGTCTGTTCGCGCGCGATGGATGGCGCGTCGCGCCGTTCAAGGCGCAGAATATCTCCCTCAACGCCGCGGTCACTCGGGGCGGGGGCGAGATCGGCGTCGCGCAGGCCGTGCAGGCGCGGGCGGCCGGCGTGGAGCCGGCCGTTGAGATGAACCCGGTCCTCGTGAAGCCGGCGCCGTCCGGCCGCACGCAGGTGATCGTGTTGGGCCGCGCGGCGGCTTCCCCGCCGACGCGCGCGGCGGTGTGGCGCGCAATCGCCCGCTCGCTCGACGCGCTGCGCGCCCGAGCCGACCTCATCGTGATCGAGGGGGCCGGCTCACCGGCGGAGGTCAATCTCCGGCGGTCCGATCTCACGAATATGCGGATCGCCCGATACGCGGGCGCGCCCGTCTTGATCGCCGGAGACATCGACCGCGGCGGGGTGTTCGCGGCACTCGCCGGCACCATGGCGCTCCTCGACCGGACGGAGCGCGCCCTCGTCCGCGGCTTCGTCATCAACAAGTTCCGCGGGGACGCGGCCGCGCTGCGGCCGGCGCTGGAGGACCTGCAACGCCGGACGCGGCGTCCGGTGCTCGGCGTCGTTCCGTACGCGCCGGCGTGGCGCCTGCCGGAAGAGGACGCAGTGGCGCTGGATTGGGCCGGCGGCGCCCGGCGCGATGGGACGCGCGACGCCGGGGCGCAGCCACCCGGCGAGCCGTGGCTCGAGGTCGCCATCGTGCATCTTCCATACATCTCGAACTTCGACGAGTTCGACGGGTTGGAGCAAGAGGCCGGTGTCCGCGTGCGGTACGTCCGGCCGGGCCAACGTCTCGGCCGTCCGGATCTCGTGGTCCTGCCGGGCAGCAAGTCTACCGTAGCGGACCTGGAGGTGCTGCGGCGATCCGGGTTGGCGGAGGCGGTGCGGGACGCCGCGTTCGCGGGCGTCCCGGTCCTCGGCATCTGCGGCGGTTACCAAATGCTGGGACGCCGGATCGACGATCCCGAGCGGGTCGAATCCGACCGCCCGGTCGTCGAGGGACTCGGCCTGCTGCCGGTCGCGACGACGTTCGGCCGCACCAAGCGCACGGCGCGCGTGAGGGTCCGGGTCGGCGCGTCACCACCGCACCGCGGCGGACTCGTGGGCGCCTGGCCGGAGATCGAAGCGCAGGGCTATGAGATCCATATGGGCCGGAGCGCACCGGGCGGGCCGGCCTGGGTGCGCATCCTCGCGCGGAGCGGGCGTCGCTGCGACGAGCCGGGCGGCGCGGCCTCGCCCGACGGGATGATCTGCGGCACATCGGTGCACGGCCTGTTCGAGAATCCGGCGGTCCGCCACGCGCTGCTCGAGGGCCTGTGGGCGCGCCGCGGCGTGGCCGCGGCGGCCGCGCGGTGGCGCGGAGAGCGGCGGAGCGTCACGCTCGACGAGCGGCTCGACGGTCTCGCGGATCTCGTCGCCCGGCACCTGGATCTCGACCGCGTGCGCGCGATCGCGGGCCTGCGCCGGCGGTAG
- a CDS encoding C-terminal binding protein, translating into MPFLAVITDHDFPNLDEEEEVFRPLGIELRVANAKDRRAFLADVAVADALMNEYAPVTADTIEAAQRCLAIVRYGVGVDTVDLAAATKAGICVANVPDYGTQEVALHAFTLLLAVHRRLRTYDTAVRAGRWPAGPSVTPAIRRIRGQTLGIVGFGRIGRSVAAYAAPLGMHLLTFDPYVSRTAAGEAGATLVDYATLLRQSDLLSFHAPLGSDTRHLLGEEEIRMLKPSAIVVNTSRGAVIDTAALARALREGRLAGAGLDVFESEPLAADHPLRETPNTILTPHVAWYSEEARQALKRSVAEEVARVSRGEWPRSLVNADVRPHARLGRGR; encoded by the coding sequence ATGCCGTTTCTCGCGGTGATCACCGACCACGATTTTCCCAATCTCGACGAAGAGGAAGAAGTCTTCCGGCCGCTGGGGATCGAGCTGCGCGTCGCCAACGCGAAGGACCGCCGCGCGTTCCTCGCCGACGTGGCGGTCGCCGACGCGCTGATGAACGAGTACGCGCCCGTGACCGCGGACACGATCGAAGCGGCGCAGCGCTGTCTGGCGATTGTGCGCTATGGGGTAGGCGTGGACACCGTGGATCTCGCCGCGGCGACCAAGGCCGGGATCTGCGTCGCGAACGTGCCGGACTATGGGACGCAAGAGGTCGCGCTGCACGCGTTCACGCTGCTGCTGGCCGTGCACCGCCGGCTTCGCACGTACGATACGGCGGTCCGCGCGGGACGCTGGCCCGCGGGCCCTTCGGTGACGCCGGCGATCCGCCGAATCCGCGGGCAGACGCTCGGCATCGTGGGCTTCGGCCGGATCGGCCGTTCCGTGGCCGCATACGCGGCGCCGCTGGGGATGCACCTGCTGACGTTTGATCCATATGTCTCGCGGACCGCCGCGGGTGAGGCCGGCGCGACCCTCGTCGACTACGCGACACTGCTGCGGCAGTCGGACCTCTTGTCGTTTCACGCGCCGCTCGGATCGGACACGCGGCACCTGCTCGGCGAGGAAGAGATCCGCATGCTGAAGCCGTCGGCGATCGTCGTCAACACGTCGAGGGGCGCCGTCATCGATACCGCGGCGCTCGCGCGCGCCCTGCGCGAAGGGCGGCTGGCCGGCGCGGGCCTGGACGTGTTCGAGAGCGAGCCGCTGGCGGCGGACCATCCGCTGCGCGAGACGCCCAACACGATCTTGACGCCCCACGTCGCCTGGTACAGCGAAGAGGCCCGGCAGGCCCTGAAGCGGTCCGTGGCCGAGGAAGTCGCGCGTGTGTCCCGCGGCGAATGGCCGCGGTCGCTGGTCAACGCGGACGTGCGGCCGCACGCCCGGCTCGGGCGCGGCCGCTAG
- a CDS encoding cold shock domain-containing protein, whose amino-acid sequence MKWFDSRMGYGFVIDAEGRDVFVHRRVVRRAGRRRLEPGEPVEYEAEATPRGVKITRLVAGEAPRKPA is encoded by the coding sequence GTGAAGTGGTTCGACAGCCGGATGGGCTACGGCTTCGTGATCGACGCAGAGGGGCGGGACGTGTTCGTCCACCGGCGGGTCGTGCGGCGCGCCGGCCGGCGCCGGCTCGAACCCGGCGAGCCTGTCGAATACGAAGCCGAGGCCACGCCGCGCGGCGTGAAAATCACGCGTCTGGTCGCCGGGGAGGCTCCGAGGAAGCCGGCGTAG
- a CDS encoding pilus assembly protein N-terminal domain-containing protein, which yields MCAAAFAGLVPGPVASAALPALTVYATQSTVRTSLHLQPGFAMIVRADRRIDTVAIGDPRMVAAAPVRRGPDVFDVVLQPLSDTGTTNMVLWFGDVTTVWNLDIGPGPRTADVVFVVTHPHAAQPAVPPAAMRGPGNATTAPAAAVGPRNAAAAPGTSSPSSGTPRPPDTPTQPSTPATASSGEPVLDLRQTVGGVTAVFHTFRTRSGILLRYEITNGADVDLLIRPAAILVRADGRPVAYGMARNSVDRGRPDVIPRGATETGVIDIATPSARQIALVLSLARAASTPMSQTPDTPAAHAGTAPSAPPPIVLQATFSGLDRLPVAPAP from the coding sequence GTGTGCGCCGCCGCTTTCGCCGGTCTCGTGCCGGGCCCGGTCGCGTCCGCGGCGCTGCCGGCGCTCACCGTCTACGCCACCCAGTCAACCGTCCGCACGTCGCTGCACCTTCAGCCCGGCTTCGCCATGATCGTACGTGCGGATCGGCGGATCGACACCGTCGCGATCGGCGATCCGCGCATGGTGGCCGCGGCGCCGGTCCGCCGGGGCCCGGACGTCTTCGACGTCGTTCTGCAGCCGTTGTCCGACACCGGCACCACCAATATGGTGCTGTGGTTCGGCGACGTGACCACGGTCTGGAACCTCGATATCGGCCCCGGACCGCGCACGGCCGACGTGGTCTTCGTAGTGACGCATCCGCATGCGGCGCAGCCCGCGGTCCCGCCCGCCGCGATGCGCGGCCCGGGAAACGCGACCACTGCGCCGGCCGCGGCCGTGGGGCCGAGGAACGCGGCGGCCGCGCCCGGCACATCCAGTCCGTCCTCCGGCACCCCGCGGCCCCCGGATACGCCGACGCAGCCGAGCACGCCCGCGACCGCGTCGTCCGGTGAACCGGTTTTGGATCTTCGGCAGACGGTCGGCGGGGTGACGGCGGTGTTTCACACGTTCCGAACGCGGAGCGGGATCCTGCTGCGCTACGAGATCACCAACGGCGCGGACGTCGATCTCCTTATCAGACCCGCCGCGATTCTCGTACGCGCGGACGGCCGCCCGGTCGCGTACGGCATGGCGCGCAACAGCGTCGATCGAGGACGGCCGGACGTCATCCCGCGCGGCGCGACTGAGACCGGCGTCATCGACATTGCAACGCCGTCTGCGCGGCAGATCGCCCTGGTGCTGTCGCTGGCGCGGGCGGCGTCGACACCAATGTCGCAGACACCCGATACGCCCGCGGCCCATGCCGGCACGGCCCCGTCGGCGCCGCCGCCGATCGTACTGCAGGCGACGTTCAGCGGTCTCGATCGGCTCCCCGTGGCGCCGGCGCCCTAA
- a CDS encoding helix-turn-helix transcriptional regulator, with translation MTLGQKIRAARLERRLTQEQLGSRDFTKSYVSELERDHRTPRLTTLKILARRLKRPLSYFLDGVTEGVLDKPAKMSPQH, from the coding sequence GTGACACTCGGACAGAAGATTCGCGCCGCCCGCCTCGAGCGGCGGCTGACCCAGGAACAGCTGGGCAGCCGGGATTTTACGAAGAGTTATGTGTCGGAGCTCGAGCGGGACCACCGCACCCCCCGTCTCACCACACTGAAGATTCTCGCTCGTAGGCTCAAGCGGCCGCTGTCCTACTTCCTCGACGGCGTGACCGAGGGGGTACTAGACAAGCCCGCCAAAATGAGCCCCCAACACTGA